Below is a window of Halococcus salifodinae DSM 8989 DNA.
TCTCTTCGCCGGTCATTAACTCTCGAGCTGAGACCACGCCAGAGATCGTCAACGCCTCTTGGGCGAGCTGTTCGCGTTCGGGGATCGGAGCGGTGCAGAAGATAATGGTGAACAGCTGGTAGCCCGCTTGTTCGTAATCGATATCGAGGTGAGCGCCGCGAATGATGCCGTTGTCTTTGAGGCGACCGATACGTTTGCGGACCGTGCTCGGCGAAACGCCATAGTCGTCGGCAATTTCGGCCGCCGACGTTCCCAGGATGTCCTTTTGGAGCCGGTAGATGACGTAGCGGTCCAGTTCGTCGAGTTCACGCGACATACTCTGGGTACGCAACTCCGCTCGGGAAAGCATTTGCTGTCTCCCTACAGCAGCCAGCGTTCGAGTGCGCGCCCGAGCCATCCCGGTGTGGTCTCCTCACGCGGGCGCACGACGAGCACCGGACAGTCGGCACCGTCGGCGAGCGACTTTCCTTCAGTACCGACGACCAGAATGTCGGTATCGTCGTTCTCGACGCTGTTTACACCGCCATCGGAGCGGACGAACGCCGTTCTGACCGGAACAGAACAGAGTGCCGCGACCTCCTCGTGGTAGTCAGCGAGCGTCCGGCGCTGTTCCTCGGAGACGGGCTCATCGCGGCCATACTCTAATATGATCGCCGCATCATGAGCCGCCGCTACCGCGTCGGCGACAGCAATTTTCGCCGGATCGTGGGGTCCTTCATCAGTCAGCACGGTCACGGTCTCGATCTCGTCGCGT
It encodes the following:
- a CDS encoding Lrp/AsnC family transcriptional regulator codes for the protein MSRELDELDRYVIYRLQKDILGTSAAEIADDYGVSPSTVRKRIGRLKDNGIIRGAHLDIDYEQAGYQLFTIIFCTAPIPEREQLAQEALTISGVVSARELMTGEENIHVVAIGRNGDDLSRIGRDLTALGLEIVEEELVHNEYTCPLHWFNKEDNELETVG